A window from Mycolicibacterium tokaiense encodes these proteins:
- a CDS encoding glycoside hydrolase family 15 protein translates to MTEWPAIADHGLIGDLRTCALVSTTGTVNWFCAPRFDSPSIFGALLDPEEGGCWVLAPDGEVSRTQQFYFPNSAVLITRFLTPDGVIEVHDFMPVSDAHEDDHRQRLVRRVTGVRGTVTVRMRVDARPDYGRCRSRTDATECGVLIEGDGVRLGLTGTTELTLDETTVQAEFTLHDGDSALFILEVLDDDETPSPDSLDRTATLLDATTAFWRRWLSQSTYTGRWREMVHRSAITLKLLTHEPTGAIIAAPTTSLPELIGGSRNWDYRYVWIRDAAFSLYALLRLGFTDEANAFVRWLSERLGRDGDDSELGPLRVLYDIDGNRPETEFTLDHFSGYRDSKPVRVGNAAVDQLQLDIYGEIIDSVYLFNKYGPGISNDAWSDVVRVVEWVIENWDRVDAGMWEVRDREEANTSSRLMCWVAIERTIRMARQRGLPGDVAGWSAVRDEIYTRIMEDCWNEDLQAFTQTENGDRLDASVLLMPMVKFLSPADPRFLSTLRAVEEHLVTDSLVFRYDPESDGLDGEEGTFSICSFWYVEALTRAGRLDDAQLALEKMFTYANHVGLYAEQVSATGDQVGNFPQAFTHLALISAAINLDRALDGR, encoded by the coding sequence GTGACTGAGTGGCCCGCCATCGCCGACCACGGGTTGATCGGCGATCTACGCACCTGTGCCCTCGTGAGCACCACCGGTACCGTCAACTGGTTCTGCGCACCCCGCTTCGATTCACCGAGCATCTTCGGCGCGTTGCTGGACCCGGAGGAGGGCGGCTGTTGGGTGCTGGCCCCCGACGGCGAGGTCAGCCGGACCCAGCAGTTCTATTTCCCCAATTCGGCGGTGCTGATCACCCGGTTCCTGACCCCCGACGGCGTGATCGAGGTGCACGACTTCATGCCGGTCTCGGACGCGCACGAGGACGACCACCGTCAGCGCCTGGTGCGCCGGGTGACCGGCGTGCGAGGAACCGTCACCGTCCGGATGCGGGTCGACGCCCGGCCCGACTACGGTCGCTGCCGCAGTCGCACCGACGCAACCGAATGCGGGGTGCTGATCGAAGGTGACGGTGTGCGGCTGGGCCTGACGGGCACCACTGAGTTGACCCTCGACGAGACCACGGTGCAGGCAGAGTTCACCCTTCATGACGGGGACAGCGCGTTGTTCATCCTGGAGGTGCTCGACGACGACGAGACACCCTCGCCCGACTCGCTCGACCGGACCGCGACCCTGCTGGACGCCACCACCGCGTTCTGGCGGAGGTGGTTGTCGCAGAGCACGTATACCGGTCGGTGGCGGGAGATGGTGCACCGCTCGGCCATCACCTTGAAGCTGCTGACCCACGAACCCACCGGCGCCATCATCGCCGCACCCACCACCAGCCTGCCCGAGTTGATCGGGGGCAGCCGAAACTGGGACTACCGCTACGTGTGGATCCGCGACGCGGCGTTTTCGTTGTACGCATTGCTGCGGCTCGGATTCACCGATGAGGCCAACGCGTTTGTGCGGTGGCTCTCCGAGCGGCTGGGCCGAGACGGAGACGACTCGGAGTTGGGCCCGCTGCGGGTGCTCTACGACATCGACGGCAACCGGCCCGAGACCGAGTTCACCCTCGATCACTTCTCCGGCTACCGCGACTCGAAGCCGGTCCGCGTGGGCAACGCGGCGGTGGACCAACTGCAGCTCGACATCTACGGCGAGATCATCGATTCGGTGTACCTGTTCAACAAGTACGGGCCCGGGATCAGCAACGACGCGTGGAGTGACGTGGTGCGCGTCGTGGAATGGGTGATCGAGAACTGGGATCGTGTCGACGCCGGGATGTGGGAGGTCCGCGACCGCGAGGAGGCAAACACCTCGTCGCGGTTGATGTGCTGGGTGGCCATCGAGCGCACCATCCGGATGGCGCGCCAGCGCGGGCTGCCCGGTGACGTGGCCGGCTGGTCGGCGGTGCGCGACGAGATCTACACCCGCATCATGGAGGACTGCTGGAACGAGGACCTGCAGGCGTTCACGCAGACCGAGAACGGCGACCGGTTGGACGCCAGCGTGCTGCTGATGCCGATGGTGAAATTCCTGTCCCCGGCCGATCCGCGGTTCCTGTCCACGCTGCGTGCCGTGGAAGAGCATCTGGTCACCGACTCGCTGGTGTTCCGCTACGACCCCGAATCCGACGGGCTGGACGGGGAGGAGGGCACCTTCTCCATCTGCTCGTTCTGGTACGTCGAGGCGCTGACCCGCGCCGGCCGCCTGGACGACGCGCAGCTGGCGCTGGAGAAGATGTTCACCTACGCCAACCATGTCGGCCTGTATGCCGAACAGGTCAGCGCCACCGGTGATCAGGTGGGCAACTTCCCGCAGGCGTTCACCCACCTGGCCCTGATCAGCGCCGCGATCAACCTCGACCGCGCACTCGACGGCCGGTAG
- the zwf gene encoding glucose-6-phosphate dehydrogenase, producing MADTLAPHVFVLFGATGDLAKRKLFPGIYHLAAAGRLPDDYAIIGSGRHSPGSDEEFRAKIRDSLQEFVGELDGALADDVLGRLSFTVSSAEDGSDLAQAVSAAQKKLGEDVRTLIYLSVPPSAMQPMITMLGRENIVDDAARVVIEKPFGTDLETSRELDATLKEVVSEEQVYRIDHFLGKEAVQNILALRFANGLIEPAWNRTTVESVQIDVPEDLTAEGRGSFYESTGCFRDMVTTHLCQVLGFIAMEAPVRLDAVQLRNEKSKVFTAMRPLDPARVVFGQYDGYRDVDGVADDSTVETLVALEAWVDNERWQGVPFYLRTGKAMGDNRRTVTLRFRTPPCHRFGENAYGPDELVLELEESPTAKIHLNVKRPGPDMALTCGTFRLDIVGDDPEDAPLEAYERLLLDVMRGDQTLFTRADEVDRLWQVCQPVLDNPPAVQPYSPGSWGPDAALQLIDGGWHLPGSASD from the coding sequence ATGGCTGACACACTCGCACCGCACGTATTCGTGCTCTTCGGTGCCACCGGTGACCTCGCGAAGCGCAAGCTCTTCCCCGGCATCTACCACCTCGCGGCCGCCGGCCGGTTGCCCGATGACTATGCGATCATCGGCTCCGGCCGGCATTCGCCGGGTTCTGACGAGGAGTTCCGCGCGAAGATCCGGGACTCGCTGCAGGAGTTCGTGGGCGAGCTGGACGGCGCACTGGCCGACGACGTGCTCGGGCGGCTGAGCTTCACCGTCTCCAGTGCCGAGGACGGGTCCGACCTGGCGCAGGCGGTCTCCGCCGCGCAGAAAAAGCTCGGCGAGGACGTCCGGACCCTGATCTATCTGTCGGTGCCGCCGTCGGCGATGCAGCCGATGATCACCATGCTGGGCCGGGAGAACATCGTCGACGACGCCGCCCGCGTCGTCATCGAGAAGCCGTTCGGCACCGATCTGGAGACCTCCCGCGAGCTGGACGCCACGCTCAAAGAGGTGGTCAGTGAGGAGCAGGTGTACCGGATCGATCACTTCCTCGGCAAGGAGGCGGTGCAGAACATCCTGGCGCTGCGGTTCGCCAACGGGCTCATCGAGCCCGCCTGGAACCGGACCACGGTGGAGTCGGTGCAGATCGACGTGCCCGAGGACCTGACCGCCGAAGGGCGGGGCAGCTTCTACGAATCCACCGGCTGTTTCCGCGACATGGTCACCACGCACCTGTGCCAGGTGCTCGGCTTCATCGCCATGGAGGCGCCCGTCCGCCTCGACGCGGTGCAGCTGCGCAACGAGAAGTCCAAGGTGTTCACCGCGATGCGGCCGCTGGATCCGGCGCGGGTGGTCTTCGGCCAGTACGACGGCTACCGCGACGTCGACGGGGTGGCCGACGATTCGACGGTGGAAACCCTGGTGGCGTTGGAGGCCTGGGTCGACAACGAGCGCTGGCAGGGGGTGCCGTTCTATCTGCGTACCGGCAAGGCGATGGGCGACAACCGCCGCACGGTCACGCTGCGCTTCCGCACCCCGCCGTGCCACCGGTTCGGCGAGAACGCGTACGGCCCCGACGAATTGGTGCTCGAGCTGGAGGAGTCGCCGACGGCGAAAATCCACCTCAACGTCAAGCGCCCGGGTCCCGACATGGCGTTGACGTGCGGCACCTTCCGCCTCGACATCGTGGGCGACGACCCCGAAGATGCCCCGCTGGAGGCCTACGAGCGGCTGCTGTTGGACGTGATGCGCGGCGATCAGACCTTGTTCACCCGCGCCGACGAGGTGGACCGGCTGTGGCAGGTCTGTCAGCCGGTGCTCGACAATCCGCCTGCAGTGCAACCGTATTCGCCGGGATCCTGGGGTCCCGATGCGGCCCTGCAGCTCATCGACGGCGGTTGGCACCTGCCCGGATCCGCGAGTGACTGA
- a CDS encoding NAD(P)-dependent oxidoreductase, with product MTQPGRVAVIGLGEAGAKYATATVEQGFSVTAFDPAPTATPSGVARAATAAEAVRDADVVLVLTGARASRPVAESVAAALRPGTCYADFTSSSPSAMREVAALMEQHGARFCDVAILGPVSWHGARTPLMLAGAGAARVAELAAGWQAPTEIVDGEPGSAMAHKLLRSVLMKGLAGVVTEAVTAGAAAGYESWIRQQIAAQLAGDGHAVIDRLLTGTRTHAERRAHEMQDTAAYLDELGVPAELTTATATALRRIADEERAAAAQA from the coding sequence ATGACCCAGCCCGGCCGCGTCGCGGTGATCGGACTCGGAGAGGCGGGCGCCAAGTATGCGACCGCGACCGTCGAGCAGGGCTTTTCGGTCACCGCCTTCGACCCTGCGCCCACGGCGACCCCGTCCGGGGTGGCGCGGGCCGCCACCGCCGCCGAGGCCGTGCGCGACGCCGATGTGGTGTTGGTCCTCACCGGCGCACGGGCCTCCCGACCCGTCGCCGAATCGGTGGCCGCGGCGCTGCGGCCCGGGACCTGCTACGCCGACTTCACCTCGTCGTCCCCGTCGGCCATGCGCGAGGTCGCCGCGCTGATGGAACAGCACGGCGCGCGATTCTGCGACGTGGCGATCCTGGGTCCGGTGTCCTGGCACGGCGCCCGCACTCCCCTGATGCTGGCGGGCGCCGGCGCCGCCCGGGTGGCCGAGCTGGCGGCCGGCTGGCAGGCCCCCACCGAGATCGTCGACGGCGAGCCCGGCTCTGCGATGGCCCACAAGCTGCTGCGCAGCGTCTTGATGAAGGGTCTTGCCGGCGTGGTCACCGAAGCGGTCACCGCGGGCGCCGCCGCCGGATACGAATCGTGGATCCGCCAGCAGATCGCCGCGCAGCTGGCCGGGGACGGCCATGCCGTCATTGACCGACTGCTCACCGGTACCCGCACCCACGCCGAACGCCGCGCACACGAAATGCAGGACACGGCAGCCTATCTCGATGAACTGGGGGTGCCGGCCGAACTCACCACGGCGACTGCCACCGCGCTGCGGCGCATTGCCGACGAGGAACGGGCCGCCGCCGCGCAGGCGTGA
- a CDS encoding tripartite tricarboxylate transporter permease — protein sequence MENFDWLMQGFAEAATPMNLLYAVIGVLLGTAVGVLPGIGPAMTVALLLPITYNVSPSAAFIMFAGIFYGGMYGGSTTSILLNTPGESSSVITAIEGNKMAKAGRAAQALATAAIGSFVAGSIGTALLAAFAPAVSRFAVTLGAPSYLAIMLFALVAVTAVLGSSKLRGAISLFLGLAIGLVGIDSLTGQPRATFGLPQLSDGIDIVVIAVAVFAVGEALWVAAHLRRRPADIIPVGRPWMDKKDWGRSWKPWLRGTAYGFPFGALPAGGAELPTFLSYITEKKLSKHPEEFGKGAIEGVAGPEAANNASAAGTLVPMLSLGLPTNATAAVMLTAFVSYGIQPGPTLFDKEPLLIWTLIASLFIGNFLLLVINLPLAPLWAKLLRTPRPYLYAGILFFAILGAFAVNLQPLDLALLLLFGLMGLMMRRFGLPVLPLIIGVILGPRIERQLRQSLQLGGGDWSSLFTEPVAIVTYVLMALLLLAPLVLKLMHRSEESLLIVEDDKDQREKAGQQ from the coding sequence CTTCGACTGGTTGATGCAGGGGTTCGCCGAAGCGGCGACTCCGATGAACCTCCTGTACGCCGTGATCGGCGTGCTGCTGGGCACCGCGGTGGGCGTGCTGCCCGGCATCGGCCCGGCCATGACGGTGGCGCTGCTGCTGCCCATCACCTACAACGTCAGCCCCAGTGCGGCGTTCATCATGTTCGCCGGCATCTTCTACGGCGGGATGTACGGCGGCTCCACCACCTCGATCCTGCTGAACACACCCGGTGAATCGTCGTCGGTGATCACCGCGATCGAGGGCAACAAGATGGCCAAGGCGGGCCGGGCGGCCCAAGCGCTGGCCACCGCCGCCATCGGCTCGTTCGTCGCCGGCTCGATCGGCACCGCGCTGCTGGCCGCGTTCGCGCCGGCGGTCTCGCGCTTCGCCGTCACCCTGGGCGCGCCGTCCTACCTGGCCATCATGCTGTTCGCTCTGGTGGCCGTGACCGCGGTGCTGGGCTCGTCGAAACTGCGCGGCGCCATCTCGCTGTTCCTCGGCCTGGCCATCGGCCTGGTGGGCATCGACTCGCTGACCGGCCAGCCGCGGGCCACCTTCGGCCTGCCGCAGCTCTCCGACGGCATCGACATCGTGGTGATCGCGGTGGCGGTGTTCGCCGTCGGCGAGGCCCTGTGGGTGGCGGCTCACCTGCGTCGCCGTCCCGCCGACATCATCCCGGTCGGGCGGCCCTGGATGGACAAGAAGGACTGGGGCCGGTCCTGGAAGCCCTGGCTGCGCGGCACCGCCTACGGGTTCCCGTTCGGTGCGCTGCCCGCCGGCGGCGCCGAGCTGCCCACGTTCCTGAGCTACATCACCGAGAAGAAGCTCTCCAAGCACCCGGAGGAATTCGGCAAGGGCGCCATCGAAGGCGTGGCCGGCCCGGAGGCCGCCAACAACGCCTCGGCGGCCGGCACTCTGGTGCCGATGCTGTCGCTGGGTCTGCCCACCAACGCCACCGCCGCGGTGATGCTCACGGCGTTCGTGTCCTACGGCATCCAGCCCGGTCCGACTCTGTTCGACAAGGAACCGCTGCTGATCTGGACGCTGATCGCCAGCCTGTTCATCGGCAACTTCCTGCTGCTGGTGATCAACCTGCCGCTGGCGCCGCTGTGGGCCAAGCTGCTGCGCACGCCCAGGCCCTACCTCTACGCCGGCATCCTGTTCTTCGCCATCCTCGGTGCCTTCGCCGTCAACCTCCAGCCGCTGGATCTGGCGCTGCTGCTGCTGTTCGGCCTGATGGGTCTGATGATGCGTCGCTTCGGACTCCCGGTGCTGCCGCTGATCATCGGCGTCATCCTGGGCCCGCGCATCGAACGACAGCTGCGCCAGAGCCTGCAGCTCGGTGGCGGCGACTGGAGCAGCCTGTTCACCGAGCCGGTGGCCATCGTCACGTACGTGCTGATGGCGCTGCTGCTGCTGGCTCCGCTGGTGCTCAAGCTGATGCACCGCAGTGAAGAGTCGCTGCTCATCGTGGAAGACGACAAGGATCAGCGAGAGAAGGCGGGGCAACAATGA
- a CDS encoding universal stress protein, protein MIVVGYTADQFGHTALEHGITEAKLRQSTLLVVNSTAGDSYVDAAFAQQKEVHSLEDRLTDCGVEYEIEQPVGKYAADALLEAMDRYDAEMLVIGIRHRNPVGKLLLGSVSQQLILQCPKPVLAVKPEE, encoded by the coding sequence ATGATCGTCGTCGGATATACCGCAGACCAGTTCGGGCACACCGCGCTCGAACACGGCATAACCGAGGCCAAGCTGCGCCAGAGCACGCTGCTGGTGGTGAACTCCACCGCGGGTGACTCGTATGTCGATGCGGCCTTCGCCCAGCAGAAGGAGGTCCACTCGCTGGAGGACCGTCTCACCGACTGCGGGGTGGAGTACGAGATCGAGCAGCCGGTGGGCAAATACGCCGCTGACGCCCTGCTGGAGGCGATGGACCGCTACGACGCCGAGATGCTGGTGATCGGGATCCGCCATCGCAACCCCGTCGGAAAGCTGTTGCTGGGCAGTGTCTCCCAGCAGCTCATCCTGCAGTGCCCCAAACCGGTGCTGGCGGTCAAGCCGGAGGAGTAG